The following proteins are co-located in the Hevea brasiliensis isolate MT/VB/25A 57/8 chromosome 11, ASM3005281v1, whole genome shotgun sequence genome:
- the LOC110656882 gene encoding uncharacterized protein LOC110656882 produces the protein MAADVSSMVKGRNSEILITRDLLGGLSKVRNTSPLDLDLQIPKSCLEMPLHLQTAAMVYQQRCNSPNSPLSSSFAKRNDNKDTEKTIQDNKECPPLKFLEESCLELKLLPSSHCQSVCTLDKVKSALQRAEKETISKKRSSLPSHIEQEEQQQEKGGKSSGGGGGGGDGDNGMFAAGCPGCFMYVMTLKTNPKCPRCNSTVPSPFLLKRPRIDLNA, from the exons ATGGCAGCAGATGTGAGTTCCATGGTGAAGGGTCGGAATTCAGAGATTCTGATCACAAGGGACTTGCTTGGAGGCTTATCTAAAGTTAGAAACACTTCCCCTTTGGATCTCGATTTACAAATCCCTAAATCCTGCTTGGAAATGCCTCTTCATTTGCAG ACAGCAGCGATGGTGTATCAGCAGAGATGCAACTCTCCAAATTCACCATTGTCTTCATCGTTTGCAAAGAGGAACGATAATAAAGATACAGAAAAAACCATCCAAGACAATAAAGAATGTCCACCATTGAAATTCTTGGAAGAAAGCTGCCTGGAATTGAAGCTTCTTCCTTCCAGCCATTGCCAAAGTGTCTGTACACTTGACAAGGTTAAGTCTGCTCTACAGAGGGCGGAGAAAGAAACCATTAGCAAGAAACGATCATCACTTCCATCACACATTGAACAAGAAGAACAACAACAAGAAAAAGGTGGTAAAAGTAGCGGCGGCGGCGGCGGCGGCGGTGATGGTGATAATGGGATGTTTGCTGCAGGGTGCCCTGGCTGTTTCATGTATGTGATGACATTGAAGACTAACCCTAAATGCCCTCGCTGCAATTCCACTGTTCCATCTCCATTTCTGTTGAAGAGGCCAAGGATTGATCTGAATGCATGA